CCTGCCTGGTATGGTCGTGATTATTTAAAAACTGAGAGTTCCAGCCTTTTTCAAACACACCCTTATACCAGCTCTCCTGAATTTCCTTATATTTTGGCAAATCCATCACAGGCATCTCATCGGCTACCTGAAAATGAAATAATGTGTTAAGCTCATCACGGTCTTCATGGACATATAAAAGTCCTGTCTCTGGATTCACAAAAGGAATTTCTCCTACAGTCATCACATCGTATTGCGACAGTACTTCACGATTCATTTCCTGCAGATAATCATGGATGCCCGGATTGTCAGCTAGATAACTGATCTGCTCAGGGTTGTCAGCATCCGGGAAACCTTCCTGCTTTGCCAGCAAATTAATGACATCCATTCTGAATCCGTCAATGCCAAGGTCGAGCCACGAGCGCATCATGCGAAAAATTTCCTGTCTGACGTCAGTATTCTCCCAGTTCAGATCAGGCTGTTCCTTTGCAAAAGAATGAAAGTAATATTCTTCTGTCTCCTCATCTTTTGTCCAGGTTGAAGGTTCAAAGTAAGAGCGCCAGTTATTCGGTGGCCTGTCATTTTTTCCTTCCTTCCAGATATACCAGTCACGCTTCGGGTGATCTTTAGAAGATTTTGAATCAAGGAACCACGGATGCTGATCTGAAGTATGGTTTACGACCAGGTCCATGATCACTTTCATCCCTTTATCATGAATAGCTTCAAGCAATTCTTTAAACGTATCCAAATCACCCGCTTTTTCCATTACAGCCTCATAGTCTGATATATCATAGCCATTATCACGGTCAGGCGATTCATAAAATGGATTCAGCCAGATCACATCAACACCGAGCTTTTTTATGTAGTCCAGCTTCTCAAGTACACCCCGTAGATCTCCATATCCATCACCGTTACTGTCATAAAAGCTGCGCCAGTAGACCTGATAAACAACAGCTTCCTTCCACCACGTTTTCTTCATGCAAATCCCTCCCTGCAAATGTAGCTCCATTATAACCGCTTACAAATGAGATTACTGCTCAGAACCATTATAATTCAGTAGAGGAGTGATCAAATGAATGCATGGGATAGAAGGTTTCAGAACAAAGCCTATATTTACGGAAAAGAACCGAATGAATTTGTTGTATACGCACAGAACAAACTGAACTTGAAGAAGGGTTCCTTGCTTGCAGTTGCTGAAGGAGAAGGCAGAAATGCTGTATTTATGGCCGAAAAAGGACTCAGCGTGACAGCGTGGGATTACGCGGAAGAAGGACTGAAGAAAACGCAGGCCCTGGCTGCTGAAAGACACGTTCACGTTCAGACCGCACTGGCTGATCTGACTGATGCAGATTGGATGCCTGAAGCTTATGATGCTGTCGTGAATGTATTTGGTCATATTGAGCCTGCGGGGAGAGAGTCAATGCTTGAGGGAATTAAGAGCACCATTAAACCAGGCGGCTATTATATCAGTGAGGTGTATTCAAAGCATCAGCTTCCTTATAAATCAGGTGGTCCACCAAAGGAAGATTTTTTATATGATGCAGGAAAAATGCTTGAGACTTTTAAAGGCTGGAAGATCATTCACTTCTTCACCGGTGAAGTCACAAGGCAGGAAGGTAAGCTGCATAATGGCCTGTCGCATGTGATTCAGATTATTGCACAAAAAATCTGAAAATGTTTCACGTGGAACAATGAAAAGCGTAAGGCGCTTGGTCAGCTCTGACGGGCATAAGCCACGGAGCGGAAAATGGGCGCCCTTCCCATTTACCGATGCGTGGCTTATGACCCGAAGAGTTAGCGCCTGGAGCTAGATCTAATGAAAAGTGGAGGGCGCTCGTTCAGCTCCGACAGGCATAAGACGCGGAGCGGAAAACGGGTGGTCTTTCCCGTTTACCGATTCGTGGCTTATGTCCCGAGGAGTTAGCGCCTGGAGCTGGATCTAATGAAAGGCGGAAGCAGGCGTTCAGGTCCGACAAGCATAAGACGGCTTGAGAGAAATGGGTGACCTTTCCCATTTTCTCAAGGTGACTTATGACTCGAGGACCTGCCTGCTGGAGCTGGATCTAATGAAAAGTGGAAGGCGCCCTTTCAACTCTTATAATCATAAAAAGCACCCTCAACTTTACATATCTTCCATTACTGCCTTAACAAATTTACTGTAGCGCTCGTAAATCTTTACATATTCCTTATGCTGTTCTTCATCAGGTTCAACTCGCTCACCTAAAGGAATGTTTTCTTTTATCTGCTGCAGCGAGCTCTTTTCACCCAGTGATGTCAGCACCAGCCATGCTGCTCCCCACGCAGCACTATGGTGGCTTTCAGTCCGCTGTACTGGCTTATTGAAAATATCTGAAAGAATTTGAACCCAGAGAGTTGATCTGGATAGTCCCCCATTTACATAAATCACTTCTGCTTCTTCTCCAGCAGTACCGAGTGAAAGGTAAATCTGATAGAGATTGAATGTAATCCCTTCAAGCACAGCTCTCGCATATTGCGGAATACCATGAGATATCGAAAGACCAATTAAACTCCCTCTGGCATCCTGATCCCATAACGGCGCACGTTCACCGTTAATATACGGTAAAAAGAGCAAGCCATCCGCTCCAGGACTGACTGCTTCTGCTTCCATGATCAATTCTTCATAAGTACCGTGATAATTCAACGTCTTTTTTAACCAATCTATCACTACTCCTCCATTATTAGTAGGTCCTCCAGTTATATAATGCTCCGGTGTGAATGCATAACAAAAGACTTCCTGTCCGTTACTGACATTGAAGCGATTTGTCCATTTACGAACCGCTCCACTCGTACCGGCTGAAATCGTCAAACAGTTTTCTTCAAGTCCACTACTGCCAAGATTAGCAAGCTGACCATCAGCCGATCCCACGACAAATGGTATGTCCTGTGGAAGTTTTAAGTAGTTTGCGATAATTGGATTCAACTCTGTCAGCTGATAATCAGGAGATACCGT
This region of Jeotgalibacillus malaysiensis genomic DNA includes:
- a CDS encoding gluconokinase, which translates into the protein MLDEVNHSFKVKKDFNKGRDDMKEFVIGLDLGTTSVKAVMFTRGGKVKAEAEQLIKTFYSTDGHAEQDPDVIVSSAVFALKSVLDETGASAENILGIGFSSAMHSLICTDGDGRALSKAMIWADGRSRKQAKELMSSKGPDFYKLTGTPIHPMSPLTKLIWMKETGYVPYLESGYIMSIKEYIIYQWFDERVTDYAMAAATGMMNGQTLTWDEEILNTAGLKEEQLGETVSPDYQLTELNPIIANYLKLPQDIPFVVGSADGQLANLGSSGLEENCLTISAGTSGAVRKWTNRFNVSNGQEVFCYAFTPEHYITGGPTNNGGVVIDWLKKTLNYHGTYEELIMEAEAVSPGADGLLFLPYINGERAPLWDQDARGSLIGLSISHGIPQYARAVLEGITFNLYQIYLSLGTAGEEAEVIYVNGGLSRSTLWVQILSDIFNKPVQRTESHHSAAWGAAWLVLTSLGEKSSLQQIKENIPLGERVEPDEEQHKEYVKIYERYSKFVKAVMEDM
- a CDS encoding oligo-1,6-glucosidase; the protein is MKKTWWKEAVVYQVYWRSFYDSNGDGYGDLRGVLEKLDYIKKLGVDVIWLNPFYESPDRDNGYDISDYEAVMEKAGDLDTFKELLEAIHDKGMKVIMDLVVNHTSDQHPWFLDSKSSKDHPKRDWYIWKEGKNDRPPNNWRSYFEPSTWTKDEETEEYYFHSFAKEQPDLNWENTDVRQEIFRMMRSWLDLGIDGFRMDVINLLAKQEGFPDADNPEQISYLADNPGIHDYLQEMNREVLSQYDVMTVGEIPFVNPETGLLYVHEDRDELNTLFHFQVADEMPVMDLPKYKEIQESWYKGVFEKGWNSQFLNNHDHTRQVTRYGNDDQYRTESAKLLGIMLHTLPGMPYIYQGEEIGMTGVRFDSIDDYNDIAMKNKYKEEVAKGRNPEEVFEDLLLLSRDNSRTPMQWNGKEHAGFTEGTPWMKVNPNYQEINVEQALDDQSSVFYTYQNLIELRKEHPVMVYGDYEDLSKGKEPLYMYKRTYKNTTWLIALNHSEQALSVKSPKTLAGEATRLVIGNYKVDAEARSILPETLDLKPYEARVYEFVSAD
- a CDS encoding tellurite resistance methyltransferase is translated as MNAWDRRFQNKAYIYGKEPNEFVVYAQNKLNLKKGSLLAVAEGEGRNAVFMAEKGLSVTAWDYAEEGLKKTQALAAERHVHVQTALADLTDADWMPEAYDAVVNVFGHIEPAGRESMLEGIKSTIKPGGYYISEVYSKHQLPYKSGGPPKEDFLYDAGKMLETFKGWKIIHFFTGEVTRQEGKLHNGLSHVIQIIAQKI